In Anaerolineae bacterium, a single window of DNA contains:
- a CDS encoding protein kinase, whose product MLSVNRSGEQIGPYLVRERIGQGGMAEVYRAYQPSVRREVALKIIPLESTTGQTALQERFKQEAEVVAALEHPHILPVIDYGISDQVLYIAMRYVRGGTLRDLLEQQPMGEELAVRLFGQIAQALGYAHRRAVIHRDLKPSNILLDDEKNAYLADFGLAKMLSDVSQLTLTGAIVGTPAYMAPEQLRGDPVDHRADIYSLGVILYHMLVGRLPFEGPTAFSLIYQHIEKAPPPPREFNPELLPEVEHVLLQALQKVPANRFDTAEQMAQALREALMPGLERLPVAAPVLPERVLLPGAGVTLAPGSGLTERRGAAQQMGIHEGGRLLPWHGGFLLRQWPVLVVAVIALALGLWYILSGPTGAAPGLKATLLDGQVGTPKDVLASEAEVALARQVLGSSGFIGYVACNQTSEFFATMARRLSDASAAYGLAFRVYDAQTDANEEIIQVERARTDGARALIVCVVDAEAVSRTLRSAAEDGLALVLHNMDEPPPYPAVLITHDDYALGQIPGHYAGQLVQRERGGHAEVVILDFPDLPSIVRRADGLEDGLLAIAPEAHIIGRYRGGTIALARQSVSHLLADGVAIDVILSINDAGAYGAIAALEQAGIAPSAVIVTGVDAEAVALQRIREGYFMRVTVAVAGEQIPAASVNAIVKQLAGGTLPQIIVVPPGDLFTVETVDD is encoded by the coding sequence GTGCTCTCTGTGAATCGCAGTGGCGAACAGATCGGCCCCTACCTTGTCCGCGAGCGAATCGGGCAGGGGGGGATGGCCGAAGTCTATCGCGCTTACCAGCCTTCAGTCAGGCGTGAAGTTGCACTGAAGATCATCCCTCTTGAATCCACCACCGGGCAGACCGCACTTCAGGAACGCTTCAAGCAAGAAGCGGAAGTTGTTGCCGCCCTGGAACACCCGCATATTCTGCCCGTGATTGACTACGGAATCTCCGATCAGGTGCTGTATATTGCAATGCGTTACGTGCGTGGCGGGACGTTACGCGATCTGCTGGAACAGCAGCCAATGGGAGAGGAGCTGGCTGTCAGGTTGTTTGGCCAGATCGCCCAGGCGCTGGGATACGCTCATCGGCGTGCGGTCATTCACCGCGACCTGAAGCCAAGCAACATCCTGCTGGACGATGAGAAGAATGCCTACCTGGCCGATTTTGGGCTGGCCAAGATGCTGAGTGATGTATCTCAACTCACCCTCACAGGAGCGATCGTCGGGACGCCCGCCTACATGGCTCCGGAGCAGTTGCGGGGAGATCCGGTCGATCATCGCGCGGACATTTACAGCCTGGGTGTAATACTCTATCACATGCTGGTGGGACGCCTGCCATTTGAAGGTCCGACGGCGTTCTCGCTGATCTACCAGCATATTGAGAAGGCTCCGCCGCCGCCCCGCGAGTTCAACCCCGAGTTGCTGCCTGAAGTCGAACATGTGCTCCTCCAGGCATTGCAGAAGGTTCCGGCGAATCGCTTCGACACCGCTGAGCAGATGGCTCAGGCGCTGCGTGAGGCGCTGATGCCCGGTCTGGAGCGCCTGCCGGTTGCTGCTCCTGTGCTGCCGGAGCGGGTTCTGCTTCCTGGCGCTGGTGTCACGCTGGCTCCTGGCTCCGGTCTGACGGAGCGCAGGGGGGCGGCACAACAGATGGGCATTCATGAGGGCGGGAGGCTCCTGCCCTGGCACGGAGGGTTTCTGCTCAGACAGTGGCCTGTCCTTGTGGTTGCGGTGATAGCGCTGGCGCTGGGCCTGTGGTACATCCTTTCTGGCCCTACAGGCGCTGCACCGGGCCTGAAGGCAACGCTACTGGACGGGCAGGTTGGTACGCCGAAGGATGTGCTGGCGAGTGAGGCTGAAGTTGCGCTGGCGCGGCAGGTTCTGGGTAGTTCTGGCTTCATCGGTTACGTGGCTTGTAACCAGACCAGTGAGTTTTTTGCCACCATGGCGCGCCGGCTATCGGATGCCAGCGCGGCGTATGGGCTGGCATTCCGGGTCTACGATGCCCAGACCGATGCCAATGAGGAGATCATCCAGGTCGAGCGGGCGCGCACGGATGGCGCCAGGGCGTTGATTGTCTGCGTGGTCGATGCGGAAGCGGTCAGCCGCACATTGCGGTCAGCCGCCGAAGACGGCCTGGCCCTGGTGCTTCATAACATGGATGAGCCGCCGCCTTATCCGGCGGTGCTGATCACGCACGATGACTACGCGTTAGGGCAGATACCGGGCCATTACGCAGGTCAGCTAGTCCAGAGGGAACGGGGTGGGCATGCTGAGGTGGTCATCTTGGACTTTCCTGACTTGCCCAGCATTGTCCGCCGGGCTGACGGCCTGGAAGATGGCTTGCTGGCAATTGCGCCGGAAGCGCATATCATCGGTCGTTACAGGGGTGGTACAATCGCACTGGCCCGGCAGTCGGTGAGCCATCTGCTGGCTGATGGTGTTGCCATTGATGTGATTCTCAGCATCAACGATGCTGGAGCGTACGGGGCGATCGCCGCGCTTGAGCAGGCCGGGATCGCGCCCTCCGCGGTGATTGTGACGGGCGTGGACGCGGAGGCTGTAGCACTACAGCGCATCCGTGAGGGATACTTCATGCGGGTGACGGTGGCGGTCGCTGGTGAGCAAATCCCGGCAGCGTCGGTCAATGCGATCGTCAAGCAGCTGGCCGGGGGAACATTGCCACAAATTATCGTGGTGCCGCCCGGCGATCTGTTCACCGTGGA
- a CDS encoding NUDIX domain-containing protein, with product MGARDQGADAITGRWLTIPRTLSFVTHGEDVLLLKRGPHRRVFPNKYNGVGGHIERTEDPLSSAIREIREETGLEVQRPLFCGVSHIDAGQDTGILLLIFRAEALSRNFLNSSEGTLEWVPQADILRYDLVEDLPIVLPRVLAQRPGDPPFFIHLSYNEADEVQIHFASDSPGED from the coding sequence ATGGGAGCACGCGATCAGGGCGCGGATGCAATAACAGGGCGCTGGCTAACGATTCCGCGCACATTGTCCTTTGTCACACATGGTGAAGATGTCTTGCTGCTCAAACGCGGGCCACACCGGCGCGTCTTCCCCAACAAGTACAACGGTGTGGGCGGCCATATCGAGCGCACGGAAGATCCACTCAGCAGCGCAATCCGCGAAATTCGGGAAGAGACCGGCTTAGAAGTGCAGCGCCCGCTATTCTGTGGCGTCTCCCACATTGACGCCGGGCAGGACACTGGCATTCTACTGCTGATCTTCCGGGCGGAAGCGCTCTCCCGGAATTTCCTCAATTCCAGCGAAGGTACGCTGGAATGGGTGCCCCAGGCGGATATCTTGCGCTACGATCTGGTGGAGGACCTGCCCATAGTGCTGCCGCGTGTTCTGGCACAGCGGCCCGGCGATCCGCCATTTTTCATCCATCTCAGCTACAACGAGGCGGATGAAGTGCAGATTCATTTTGCTTCGGATTCCCCAGGAGAGGACTGA
- a CDS encoding S9 family peptidase, with translation MPEDKRLIVAEDLYRMVGVQDPQVSPDGCQIAFVRLIRDRHQNKARQSIWLAATDGGRLRQFTNGEAADTVPRWSPDGTSLVFVSTRTGKPQLYLIPADGGEAIQLTYMPNGATAPAWSPDGRQIAFLSSVRPEEWQAETDKEDLPPAGLDEQDRAKPDEEAEKKRIDPRVVERLPYRSGTTYWDGRYAQAYVLPVTPDPDGRRRPRRLTGEPRDYGTPYWSPDGLALYCIASRKPEHDAPWMFNAVIRIDVASSVQTQLTGDGWTCHEIRPSSDGRWLACLAHPDRLPTNQFSRLALLPAAGGELQLLGGMPDRNIIAVEWAADSQSLLFAAQDEGSELLYRIDMSGGQARRIMQLGATVTGFHTGPDDVVAATIFTADGYHELYASTAGSEFRRLTDFNRAFLESVSVASAEKLHYTSPDGTPVDGWVIRPPDYEAGKRYPLAVNIHGGPQGMWGASTPTMWLEWQHHAASGYVVFFCNPRGSTGYDEPFMLANLGDWGDGPMRDVLAGVDLLVEQGLADPERLAITGGSYGGYLTTWIIGHDQRFKAAVTQRGVYHLLAFHGTTDIPLFMASNVGAEPWEDPQAFWRLSPLAYAEQITTPLLILHSENDFRVPISEAEQLFATLKRLGRTVQMVRYPREGHELSRSGEPAHIIDRLQRIVSWWDHYCKSPQAEAPA, from the coding sequence ATGCCGGAAGATAAGCGTCTCATTGTTGCGGAAGACCTTTACCGGATGGTTGGCGTGCAGGATCCACAGGTCAGCCCGGATGGCTGCCAGATTGCCTTTGTACGGCTGATCCGCGACCGCCACCAGAACAAAGCGCGTCAGTCGATCTGGCTGGCGGCAACCGATGGGGGCCGGCTGCGCCAGTTCACCAACGGGGAAGCTGCTGACACCGTGCCGCGGTGGAGTCCTGACGGCACTTCGCTGGTGTTTGTCTCCACCCGAACCGGCAAACCGCAGCTCTATCTCATCCCGGCGGATGGCGGCGAGGCCATACAACTCACTTATATGCCCAACGGCGCAACAGCGCCGGCCTGGTCGCCCGACGGAAGGCAGATCGCTTTCTTGTCATCTGTGCGCCCGGAAGAGTGGCAGGCTGAGACCGACAAAGAAGACCTGCCGCCCGCTGGATTAGACGAACAGGACAGAGCCAAGCCGGACGAAGAAGCTGAGAAGAAACGCATCGATCCGCGCGTGGTAGAGCGCCTGCCCTACCGTAGCGGCACAACCTACTGGGACGGGCGCTATGCGCAGGCCTATGTCCTGCCGGTGACGCCTGACCCAGACGGCAGGCGACGCCCCCGCCGGCTGACCGGCGAGCCGCGGGACTATGGTACACCCTACTGGTCTCCGGATGGCCTGGCGTTGTACTGTATTGCCAGCCGCAAACCGGAACACGACGCCCCCTGGATGTTTAACGCCGTTATCCGCATTGACGTCGCGAGCAGCGTGCAGACTCAGCTTACCGGCGATGGGTGGACGTGCCACGAGATCAGGCCCTCATCGGACGGCCGGTGGCTGGCCTGCCTGGCCCACCCGGACCGACTGCCAACGAACCAGTTTTCCCGTCTGGCGCTCCTGCCAGCGGCTGGCGGCGAACTCCAGCTACTGGGAGGAATGCCCGATCGCAACATTATCGCTGTCGAATGGGCGGCGGATAGCCAGTCTCTGCTCTTTGCAGCGCAGGATGAGGGCAGCGAACTGCTCTACCGGATCGACATGAGCGGCGGACAGGCCAGGCGGATCATGCAGCTGGGTGCAACGGTAACCGGCTTCCACACCGGGCCGGATGATGTGGTGGCCGCGACGATCTTCACCGCTGACGGTTACCATGAGCTGTACGCCAGCACCGCCGGTAGCGAGTTCCGGCGTCTCACGGACTTTAACCGGGCGTTTCTGGAGTCAGTCAGCGTGGCCTCTGCGGAAAAGCTACACTACACCAGCCCGGACGGCACACCGGTGGACGGCTGGGTGATCCGCCCTCCGGATTACGAAGCAGGGAAGCGCTACCCCCTGGCAGTGAATATCCACGGCGGCCCGCAGGGGATGTGGGGCGCCAGCACGCCGACTATGTGGCTGGAATGGCAGCACCATGCCGCCAGCGGCTACGTAGTGTTCTTCTGCAATCCTCGCGGTTCAACCGGATATGATGAACCGTTCATGCTGGCCAACCTGGGCGACTGGGGGGACGGCCCCATGCGGGACGTACTAGCGGGTGTTGACCTGCTTGTCGAACAAGGGCTGGCCGATCCTGAGCGGCTGGCTATTACCGGCGGCTCGTATGGCGGTTACCTGACTACCTGGATCATCGGCCACGATCAGCGCTTCAAAGCCGCGGTAACCCAGCGCGGCGTCTACCATCTGCTGGCCTTTCACGGCACAACTGATATCCCGCTGTTTATGGCTTCCAATGTCGGCGCGGAACCGTGGGAGGATCCGCAGGCGTTCTGGCGGCTTTCACCGCTAGCTTACGCTGAACAGATCACTACCCCGCTGCTGATCCTGCACAGCGAGAATGACTTCCGGGTACCCATCTCGGAGGCGGAGCAGTTGTTTGCGACGCTTAAGCGACTGGGGCGGACTGTCCAGATGGTTCGCTATCCGCGCGAAGGGCATGAACTGTCGCGCTCCGGCGAGCCAGCACATATCATCGACCGTCTCCAGCGGATTGTCAGCTGGTGGGATCACTACTGTAAGTCGCCACAGGCGGAAGCGCCAGCCTAG
- a CDS encoding DUF5060 domain-containing protein: protein MNVSHAWLSSLLAALIMLGGMVMLGTETRPLAAQEPSPLPPGMVTPVPTSGSAPVRVYDRLEWVVNISFTPDNPYDPVEADVFGVFTAPDGRELVMPGFWMQPMAQTCEEDCAIEVLEPAGEPGWRIRFAPDAAGQWAYRFQVRRQGGPATTVDSGVFEVQAGPGRGFVRVAENSRYFRFDDQSAYFPIGHNLAWSWDGAGGVFAYDRWLRNLAANGGNYARLYVDTPWFIGFEWQPPVGDYTAAQDDFWRLDFILQRAEELGIYLDVVVLWHQALTNYGGTPVLPPAQPRRADTSADWRRNPYNAINGGPLASTTGFFTEARARELFRQRLHYLVARWGYSTHIFAWDLLSDADRVLGYSPEIVLPWLEEMSAYLRATDPYDHLITIGSAEAPLELLDAPGIDFGQVRFYQRRPLVDPVDQVLSISRLISDARLRTARPVMLTEFSLSPWYEPADEDPTGAHIRDTVWASVMAGAAGSGASWWWDTYLEPLELTEIYRPLAQFAAGIPWPALRLEPVQTQLLSDRPADYLPLRVDGYDRRFLAPDLPELGPHTLTADGPSPGVGLLSGFLYGQTYNNQQRISHHYILNAPVDTVLTVGAGNVSRQAKARLVVALDGRTAVEVELAAGTTGAAVSIPLPAGRHELELRNDGDDWLQIEHMTIAHYVPPLRALALVDSNAGLLLAWFQNRAYTWQTVDSAPPVGQVFRAVVDGMPAGEYRLEYWDPFSGQVIGEERTRVRPEDGGQLAFDLLPIAQTLAVRAMPVTGVAPVPSPTASVTATATVTPTLTATPTSTLTATATPTAIPTRASTATPTPSLTATRTASPTTTPTATRTPSATATSTATPLTPTTTPTASLTRTRTPTMTPTPSVTPTVQPTRTPVPTNTPAPTATLTATALRTPPVAVSAVSE from the coding sequence ATGAACGTATCGCATGCATGGCTCAGTAGCCTCCTGGCTGCCCTGATTATGCTGGGGGGTATGGTGATGCTTGGCACGGAGACAAGGCCCCTGGCCGCTCAGGAGCCTTCCCCGCTGCCTCCCGGGATGGTCACCCCTGTCCCGACCAGTGGTTCTGCGCCTGTCCGCGTTTACGATCGTCTCGAATGGGTTGTCAATATCTCGTTTACGCCTGACAACCCATACGATCCCGTTGAAGCCGATGTCTTTGGCGTGTTCACCGCACCGGATGGACGCGAGCTGGTGATGCCTGGCTTCTGGATGCAGCCAATGGCCCAGACCTGCGAGGAGGATTGCGCCATCGAGGTACTGGAACCCGCAGGCGAACCGGGCTGGCGGATCCGCTTTGCGCCGGATGCAGCGGGCCAATGGGCGTACCGCTTTCAGGTGCGGCGGCAAGGCGGGCCAGCGACAACGGTTGATTCCGGCGTCTTTGAGGTGCAAGCCGGGCCAGGGCGCGGTTTTGTCCGGGTCGCCGAGAACAGCCGTTACTTCCGCTTCGATGATCAGAGCGCCTACTTTCCCATCGGCCACAACTTGGCGTGGTCATGGGATGGAGCAGGCGGCGTCTTCGCCTACGACCGGTGGCTGCGCAACCTGGCGGCCAATGGCGGCAATTATGCCCGGCTGTACGTTGACACACCCTGGTTTATTGGCTTCGAATGGCAGCCACCGGTAGGAGACTACACCGCCGCGCAGGATGATTTCTGGCGGCTGGATTTCATCCTGCAGCGGGCGGAAGAACTGGGCATCTACCTGGATGTGGTGGTGTTGTGGCATCAGGCACTGACGAACTATGGCGGCACACCGGTTCTCCCACCAGCCCAGCCGCGACGCGCGGATACCAGCGCCGATTGGCGGCGCAACCCTTACAATGCAATCAACGGCGGCCCGCTGGCCAGCACCACCGGGTTCTTCACCGAAGCGCGGGCGCGGGAGCTGTTCCGGCAGCGACTACACTACTTGGTGGCGCGGTGGGGCTACAGTACCCACATCTTCGCCTGGGATTTACTCAGCGACGCTGACCGCGTCCTGGGCTACAGCCCAGAAATTGTGCTGCCGTGGCTGGAGGAGATGTCGGCCTACCTGCGGGCAACAGACCCTTACGATCACCTGATCACAATCGGCTCGGCGGAAGCGCCGCTGGAGTTACTGGATGCGCCAGGGATTGACTTTGGACAGGTGCGCTTTTATCAGCGTCGCCCCCTGGTCGATCCGGTTGATCAGGTGTTGAGCATCAGCCGCCTGATCAGCGATGCACGCCTGCGCACCGCCCGGCCAGTGATGCTCACCGAGTTCTCTCTCAGCCCCTGGTATGAACCAGCCGATGAAGACCCAACCGGCGCGCATATCCGGGATACCGTGTGGGCCAGCGTGATGGCCGGGGCAGCCGGGTCGGGCGCGTCCTGGTGGTGGGATACCTATCTGGAGCCGCTGGAACTCACGGAGATTTACCGGCCTCTGGCTCAGTTTGCGGCAGGCATCCCCTGGCCTGCGCTACGCCTGGAACCGGTCCAAACTCAGCTGCTCTCCGACAGACCTGCTGACTATCTTCCATTGCGGGTGGATGGCTATGACCGGCGCTTCCTGGCTCCCGATCTGCCGGAGCTTGGGCCGCATACGCTGACGGCTGATGGCCCTTCTCCGGGAGTAGGACTGCTCTCCGGCTTCCTGTACGGGCAGACGTACAACAACCAGCAGCGAATATCGCATCACTACATCCTCAACGCACCGGTTGACACGGTGTTGACTGTCGGCGCGGGCAATGTATCGCGCCAAGCCAAGGCTCGCCTGGTCGTGGCGCTTGATGGACGCACCGCAGTCGAGGTGGAACTGGCGGCGGGGACAACGGGGGCAGCGGTGAGCATCCCCCTGCCAGCAGGCAGGCATGAGCTGGAACTGCGTAACGACGGAGACGACTGGCTTCAGATCGAGCACATGACCATTGCCCATTACGTGCCACCGCTGCGAGCGCTGGCGCTCGTGGACAGCAACGCGGGTCTGTTGCTGGCCTGGTTTCAGAACCGGGCTTACACCTGGCAGACCGTTGACAGTGCGCCACCGGTGGGACAGGTATTCCGCGCTGTAGTGGATGGCATGCCCGCAGGCGAGTACCGTCTCGAGTACTGGGACCCCTTCAGCGGGCAGGTCATTGGCGAAGAACGGACGCGAGTCAGACCAGAGGACGGCGGGCAACTGGCTTTTGACCTGCTGCCGATTGCACAAACGCTGGCCGTCCGGGCAATGCCGGTCACTGGTGTAGCGCCTGTCCCATCTCCTACTGCATCTGTCACGGCGACCGCAACCGTAACGCCAACACTGACGGCGACCCCCACCTCTACATTGACGGCTACGGCAACGCCGACAGCAATACCAACAAGAGCATCGACCGCGACGCCCACGCCATCCCTGACCGCAACACGAACGGCATCCCCGACCACCACACCAACAGCGACCCGCACGCCGTCAGCGACTGCAACATCAACAGCCACGCCGTTAACACCAACGACGACGCCAACAGCGTCGCTTACCAGGACGCGTACGCCAACGATGACGCCCACACCATCGGTAACGCCCACGGTGCAGCCAACGCGCACGCCAGTCCCGACCAACACCCCTGCCCCGACCGCGACGCTGACTGCAACGGCGCTCCGCACGCCCCCGGTAGCGGTTTCCGCCGTGTCCGAATGA